One window of the Actinomyces wuliandei genome contains the following:
- a CDS encoding shikimate kinase translates to MRATGLVVLLGPPGAGCSSVGHALAQATGRVLTDLRTTVARELGVHPSTALVEVPEERYREAEARCACAVLREAQERYPAAVLALGSGCLDREEVRAAVARTRGSGGCVVALLARARALAARNGLDAPRSIALGDVHRQFTHMLRQREQVCRALADVVVDTTGTTPCQAAERVAHRCGAGTGS, encoded by the coding sequence GTGAGGGCCACCGGTCTCGTCGTGCTCCTGGGACCGCCGGGGGCCGGGTGCTCCTCCGTCGGCCACGCCCTGGCCCAGGCTACGGGCCGGGTCCTCACCGACCTGCGGACCACGGTGGCCCGTGAGCTGGGCGTCCACCCGTCAACCGCCCTGGTCGAGGTGCCGGAGGAGCGGTACCGGGAGGCTGAGGCGCGCTGCGCGTGCGCTGTGCTGCGCGAGGCCCAGGAACGCTACCCGGCAGCCGTGCTGGCCCTGGGGTCGGGCTGCCTGGACCGCGAGGAGGTCCGGGCAGCGGTCGCCAGGACACGGGGCTCGGGCGGCTGCGTCGTGGCACTGCTGGCCCGCGCGCGGGCTCTGGCGGCGCGTAACGGCCTGGACGCGCCACGCTCCATCGCGCTGGGGGACGTCCACCGACAGTTCACGCACATGCTGCGGCAGCGGGAGCAGGTCTGCCGCGCGCTGGCTGACGTCGTCGTCGACACGACGGGCACTACTCCCTGTCAGGCTGCTGAGCGGGTGGCACATCGCTGCGGGGCCGGGACGGGCTCGTGA
- the alaS gene encoding alanine--tRNA ligase, which translates to MRTSEIRRRWLDYFAANGHEIRPSVPLVSPEPSILFTIAGVVPFIPYILGTEEPPWPRAASVQKCIRTNDIDNVGRTTRHGTFFQMGGNFSFGDYFKEGAIDLAWGLLTGSRQEGGYGLDGDRLWMTIWEEDTVSYDHWTRVVGVPADRIQTLPFEEISWSTGQPGPAGSCCEIHYDRGPAFGPDGGPAVDAGGDRFLEVWNLVFDEFVRGEGEGHDFELVGRLDRTAIDTGLGLERLAFLLQDKPNMYEIDEVRPVITAVEEMSGKTYGSVASATSSAQSAYSDDVNMRVVADHVRSALMLIGDGVRPGNDGRGYVLRRLIRRAVRSMRLLGVEEATMPTLLTTSKDVMSASYPELEEDWDIIRDVACGEEEAFRRTLAAGTTILDTAVVTARKRAGTSGRPTVTGDSAFELHDTYGFPIDLTLEMAAEQGVSVDEAAFRSLMEQQKQRARADAQAKKTGHADLRVFQELEKEMGGGSTFLGYTDIAAEGTVTGLLVQGAPQAAVTAPTEVELVLDRTPFWAEMGGQLADQGVIRLADGGVVEVNDVQAPVKGLSVHRGTLTEGTVRIGEKAFAQIDADRRLAIARAHTSTHMVHRALHEVVSASATQAGSENSPSRLRFDFRHGSALAEDQVAGIEELVNTRLAEDLAVTDEVMDIDAARASGAIALFGEKYGRRVRVVSIGGDWSRELCAGTHVPTTGTIGRVAVLGEASIGSGVRRIDALVGEGAYDFQAREHALVSQLSEMVGGRPEDLPERVDSLMRRLKEAEKKLAAVEQLATAARAADIVASTRRVGEVRLAALSLGEVSSADVLRPLVLDVRQRLGDSEPTVVAVGGVVSGRPVVVVATNAPARQHGVRAGALVQVAAQALGGGGGGKDDLAQGGGRSAEALPEALQAIVAALQS; encoded by the coding sequence ATGAGAACCTCCGAGATCCGCCGACGCTGGCTGGACTACTTTGCTGCCAACGGCCACGAGATCCGACCCTCGGTGCCACTGGTGTCCCCCGAGCCCTCGATCCTGTTCACCATCGCCGGCGTGGTCCCCTTTATCCCCTATATCCTGGGTACCGAGGAGCCGCCGTGGCCCAGGGCCGCCTCGGTGCAGAAGTGCATCCGCACCAACGACATCGACAACGTCGGCAGGACCACTCGTCACGGGACGTTCTTTCAGATGGGCGGCAACTTCTCCTTTGGGGACTACTTCAAGGAGGGCGCCATCGACCTTGCCTGGGGCCTGCTGACCGGGTCCCGGCAGGAGGGTGGCTACGGTCTGGACGGGGACCGTCTGTGGATGACCATCTGGGAGGAGGACACGGTCTCCTACGACCACTGGACCAGAGTGGTCGGCGTGCCCGCCGACCGGATCCAGACCCTTCCTTTCGAGGAGATCTCCTGGTCCACGGGTCAGCCTGGGCCTGCCGGGTCGTGCTGTGAGATCCACTACGACCGCGGCCCCGCCTTCGGCCCTGACGGCGGGCCGGCCGTGGACGCCGGTGGGGACCGGTTCCTGGAGGTGTGGAACCTGGTGTTTGACGAGTTCGTGCGTGGTGAGGGCGAGGGCCACGACTTCGAGCTGGTGGGCAGGCTTGACCGCACCGCGATTGACACCGGGCTCGGGCTGGAGCGGCTGGCCTTCCTGCTGCAGGACAAGCCCAACATGTACGAGATCGACGAGGTCCGCCCCGTCATCACCGCGGTGGAGGAGATGAGCGGGAAGACCTACGGCTCCGTAGCCTCTGCGACCTCCTCGGCCCAGTCCGCCTACTCTGACGACGTCAACATGCGGGTCGTCGCCGACCACGTGCGCAGCGCGCTCATGCTGATCGGGGACGGGGTGAGGCCTGGAAACGACGGCCGGGGCTACGTCCTGCGCCGTCTTATCCGCCGGGCCGTGCGCTCGATGCGCCTGCTGGGGGTGGAGGAGGCGACGATGCCGACGCTGCTGACCACCTCGAAGGATGTCATGAGCGCCTCCTACCCTGAGCTGGAGGAGGACTGGGACATCATCCGGGACGTCGCCTGCGGCGAGGAGGAGGCCTTCCGTCGCACCCTGGCCGCCGGGACCACGATCCTGGACACGGCTGTCGTGACCGCAAGAAAGCGCGCCGGGACCTCGGGACGCCCCACCGTCACCGGGGACAGCGCGTTCGAGCTCCACGACACCTACGGCTTCCCCATCGACCTGACCCTGGAGATGGCGGCTGAGCAGGGGGTGTCCGTTGACGAGGCCGCCTTCCGCAGCCTTATGGAGCAGCAGAAGCAGCGGGCTCGTGCCGACGCCCAGGCCAAGAAGACCGGTCACGCCGACCTGCGTGTCTTCCAGGAGCTGGAGAAGGAGATGGGCGGTGGCTCCACCTTCCTGGGATACACGGACATCGCGGCCGAGGGGACCGTCACCGGGCTCCTGGTCCAGGGGGCTCCCCAGGCGGCTGTGACTGCCCCCACCGAGGTCGAGCTGGTCCTGGACCGGACCCCCTTCTGGGCAGAGATGGGCGGCCAGCTGGCAGACCAGGGGGTGATCCGTCTTGCTGACGGCGGGGTGGTCGAGGTCAACGACGTCCAGGCCCCGGTCAAGGGCCTGTCCGTGCACCGGGGTACCCTCACCGAGGGGACGGTCCGGATCGGGGAGAAGGCCTTCGCCCAGATCGACGCGGACCGTCGCCTGGCCATCGCGCGCGCCCACACCTCCACGCACATGGTCCACCGCGCCCTGCACGAGGTCGTCTCCGCCAGCGCCACCCAGGCGGGAAGCGAGAACTCCCCCTCGCGACTGCGCTTCGACTTCCGCCACGGCTCCGCCCTGGCCGAGGACCAGGTCGCTGGTATCGAGGAGCTGGTCAACACCAGGCTCGCTGAGGACCTGGCCGTGACCGACGAGGTCATGGACATTGACGCCGCCCGGGCCAGCGGTGCCATCGCGCTGTTCGGGGAGAAGTACGGCCGCCGTGTCCGCGTGGTCTCCATCGGAGGGGACTGGTCACGTGAGCTGTGCGCCGGCACGCACGTTCCCACCACCGGCACGATCGGCCGGGTAGCCGTGCTGGGAGAGGCCTCTATCGGGTCGGGAGTGCGTCGTATCGACGCGCTCGTCGGCGAGGGCGCCTATGACTTCCAGGCCAGGGAGCACGCGCTGGTCTCCCAGTTGTCGGAAATGGTCGGCGGCCGTCCCGAGGACCTGCCTGAGCGCGTGGACTCCCTCATGAGACGGCTCAAGGAGGCGGAGAAGAAGCTGGCGGCAGTTGAGCAGCTGGCCACGGCGGCGCGTGCCGCCGACATCGTCGCGAGCACGCGCAGAGTCGGCGAGGTGCGGCTGGCCGCCCTGAGCCTGGGCGAGGTGTCCTCGGCCGACGTCCTGCGGCCCCTGGTCCTGGACGTGCGACAGCGGCTGGGTGACAGCGAGCCGACGGTGGTCGCCGTGGGTGGTGTCGTCTCTGGGCGGCCTGTCGTCGTCGTGGCGACCAATGCCCCGGCCCGCCAGCACGGGGTCAGGGCCGGTGCCCTAGTCCAGGTCGCCGCCCAGGCACTGGGTGGCGGAGGCGGGGGCAAGGACGACCTGGCCCAGGGCGGTGGGCGCAGTGCCGAGGCCCTGCCCGAGGCCCTGCAGGCCATCGTGGCAGCCCTGCAGTCCTGA
- the efp gene encoding elongation factor P produces the protein MATTNDLKNGMVLNLEGQLWQVVEFQHVKPGKGPAFVRTKIKNVLSGKTVDKTFNAGLKVDTATVDRRDMQYSYKDGDDFVFMDVKTFDQVYVPAATVGEAATFMLEGQDVTVAFHEDAVLFVELPPSVVLTISHTEPGLQGDRSSAGTKPATVETGAEIQVPLFLNTGDRVKVDTRTGSYISRVTD, from the coding sequence GTGGCCACGACAAACGACTTGAAGAACGGCATGGTGCTCAACCTGGAGGGGCAGTTGTGGCAGGTGGTGGAGTTCCAGCACGTCAAGCCCGGTAAGGGGCCCGCCTTCGTGCGCACCAAGATCAAGAACGTGCTGTCGGGCAAGACGGTGGACAAGACCTTCAACGCCGGCCTCAAGGTGGACACGGCGACCGTCGACCGTCGTGACATGCAGTACTCCTACAAGGACGGTGACGACTTCGTCTTTATGGATGTCAAGACCTTCGACCAGGTCTACGTCCCGGCGGCGACCGTCGGGGAGGCCGCCACTTTCATGCTTGAGGGCCAGGACGTCACGGTCGCCTTCCACGAGGATGCTGTCCTGTTCGTCGAGCTTCCCCCCTCCGTGGTCCTCACGATCTCGCACACGGAGCCGGGCCTGCAGGGAGACCGCTCCTCCGCAGGCACCAAGCCGGCCACCGTCGAGACCGGTGCGGAGATCCAGGTGCCCCTGTTCCTCAACACCGGTGACAGGGTCAAGGTTGACACCCGTACCGGCTCCTACATCTCCCGCGTCACGGACTGA
- the rpsD gene encoding 30S ribosomal protein S4 — MSSSRSRRQVRLSRALGIPLTPKAVRYFEKRPYGPGEHGRARRRTESDYAVRLKEKQRLRAQYGIREAQLQRVFEEARRERGLTGESLVELLEMRLDALVLRSGIARTIAQARQNVVHRHILVDGRVVDRPSFRVRPGQTIQVRPRSQVMVPFQVAAAGTHRDVLPAVPDYLTVDLEKLSATLVRRPKRDEVPVTCDVQMVVEYYSR, encoded by the coding sequence ATGAGCTCATCACGTTCCCGCCGTCAGGTCCGTCTGTCCCGTGCGCTGGGTATCCCGCTGACACCCAAGGCGGTGCGCTACTTCGAGAAGCGCCCCTACGGTCCTGGCGAGCACGGTCGCGCGCGTCGGCGTACCGAGTCCGACTACGCCGTGCGCCTGAAGGAGAAGCAGCGGCTGCGTGCCCAGTACGGCATACGTGAGGCCCAGCTCCAGCGGGTCTTTGAGGAGGCCCGTCGCGAGAGGGGACTGACGGGTGAGTCGCTCGTTGAGCTGCTGGAGATGCGGCTGGACGCCCTCGTCCTGCGCTCCGGCATCGCCCGTACCATCGCCCAGGCCCGCCAGAACGTCGTGCACCGTCACATCCTCGTGGACGGCAGGGTGGTCGACCGCCCCTCCTTCCGGGTCAGGCCCGGCCAGACGATCCAGGTGCGGCCCCGCTCCCAGGTCATGGTCCCCTTCCAGGTCGCTGCTGCGGGCACGCACCGCGACGTGCTGCCCGCCGTTCCCGACTACCTGACCGTGGACCTGGAGAAGCTGTCCGCGACGCTGGTGCGTCGCCCCAAGCGCGACGAGGTTCCGGTGACCTGCGACGTGCAGATGGTGGTTGAGTACTACTCGCGATGA
- the aroB gene encoding 3-dehydroquinate synthase has translation MSTTGRYRPPPAVDDDVLPLVLVGLPGAGKTTVARLLAHALGVQVTDTDAEVRRRSRMTIPEIFASEGEERFRDREHRALRAVLDSPAAALGVVALGGGAVVRRENRELLRGRVVVYLEATPLTAAAHVGDGSGRPLMMTGDEAPGSTGTAAALSTAVPKQGTSPPGAADTAVGQDPQDAEQGGRGSSHDLVLERMEALYAQRAPLYEEVASITVPTDGLSAEQVAALVLVTLGARPHRVAGALTPLVSGRGSPVLPSPADVVGSARAEVQHEELSAPEAVGLHRIRVERPRPYEVLVGRGLQDQLQAAVRQAAGGGRGGVAVVHDEHLGAAAEAYEAELGRVGLRATRISVPAGEEAKTAKVLEKVWHELGAFRMGRDGVVVGLGGGAATDLAGFAAASWLRGVPVVQVPTSLLAMVDAAVGGKTGINTAAGKNLVGAFHPPCAVLADTEVLASLPDAELRAGLGEVVKCGLIADPVILERVLEDPQACTRWDSPVLADLVARSVSVKAAVVSEDLTESGQREVLNYGHTYAHAVEKATGYTWRHGEAVAVGCLFAAHTAHLAGRLDAETLAVHYRVLAAVGLPTSFPQGHGRWEELYEIMLSDKKVRSGVLRMVLLERVGAPVRTTAPEEPVLRLAHEAVTAGGNGAAR, from the coding sequence GTGAGCACGACAGGCCGGTACAGGCCACCTCCTGCCGTTGACGACGACGTCCTGCCGCTGGTCCTTGTCGGGCTTCCTGGTGCGGGCAAGACCACGGTGGCACGACTCCTGGCCCATGCCCTAGGCGTCCAGGTCACCGACACCGACGCCGAGGTGCGTCGCAGGTCGCGGATGACCATCCCGGAGATCTTCGCCTCCGAGGGGGAGGAGCGTTTCCGCGACCGCGAGCACAGGGCACTGCGTGCCGTCCTCGACTCCCCGGCAGCGGCGCTCGGTGTCGTGGCGCTGGGCGGTGGCGCGGTGGTGCGCCGGGAGAACCGGGAGCTCCTCAGGGGACGCGTCGTGGTCTACCTGGAGGCCACCCCTCTCACCGCTGCCGCCCACGTCGGGGACGGGTCCGGTCGGCCGCTGATGATGACTGGGGACGAGGCGCCCGGCAGTACCGGCACGGCTGCGGCGCTCAGCACTGCCGTGCCGAAGCAGGGCACGTCCCCACCCGGCGCGGCTGACACGGCTGTGGGCCAGGACCCGCAGGACGCGGAGCAGGGCGGGCGAGGCAGCAGCCACGACCTGGTCCTGGAGCGGATGGAGGCCCTGTACGCGCAGAGGGCACCGCTGTACGAGGAGGTCGCCTCGATCACCGTCCCTACCGATGGGCTGAGCGCCGAGCAGGTCGCAGCCCTGGTCCTGGTGACCCTGGGAGCCAGGCCCCACCGTGTTGCCGGGGCGCTGACCCCGCTCGTCTCCGGTCGTGGCAGCCCGGTCCTGCCCAGTCCCGCCGACGTGGTCGGCTCAGCCCGTGCCGAGGTGCAGCACGAGGAGCTGTCTGCCCCGGAAGCCGTCGGGCTGCACCGGATCCGGGTGGAGAGGCCACGACCCTACGAGGTCCTCGTGGGCCGGGGGCTCCAGGACCAGCTGCAGGCTGCGGTGCGCCAGGCTGCGGGCGGCGGCAGAGGTGGGGTGGCTGTGGTTCACGACGAGCACCTTGGTGCCGCCGCAGAGGCCTACGAGGCCGAGCTGGGCCGTGTCGGCCTGCGTGCTACCCGCATCAGTGTTCCTGCCGGGGAGGAGGCCAAGACCGCAAAGGTCCTGGAGAAGGTGTGGCACGAGCTGGGAGCCTTCCGCATGGGGCGTGACGGGGTGGTAGTCGGCCTGGGCGGCGGTGCCGCCACCGACCTCGCAGGCTTCGCTGCCGCCAGCTGGCTGCGAGGAGTGCCCGTGGTCCAGGTCCCTACCTCCCTGCTTGCCATGGTTGACGCCGCAGTGGGGGGCAAGACCGGGATCAACACAGCAGCAGGAAAGAACCTCGTGGGGGCGTTCCACCCCCCCTGCGCCGTCCTGGCGGACACGGAGGTGCTGGCGAGCCTTCCGGATGCCGAGCTGCGGGCCGGCCTGGGGGAGGTCGTCAAGTGCGGGCTCATCGCAGACCCTGTCATCCTGGAGAGGGTCCTGGAGGACCCGCAGGCCTGCACCCGCTGGGACTCCCCGGTCCTGGCCGACCTGGTAGCCCGCTCGGTGTCGGTCAAGGCCGCCGTCGTCAGCGAGGACCTGACCGAGTCCGGGCAGCGGGAGGTGCTCAACTACGGGCACACCTACGCTCACGCGGTGGAGAAGGCCACCGGGTACACCTGGCGGCACGGGGAGGCGGTCGCGGTCGGCTGCCTGTTCGCCGCCCACACGGCGCACCTGGCAGGCAGGCTCGATGCTGAGACCTTGGCTGTGCACTACCGGGTCCTGGCTGCTGTCGGCCTGCCGACCTCCTTCCCGCAGGGGCACGGGCGCTGGGAGGAGCTGTACGAGATCATGCTGAGTGACAAGAAGGTGCGTAGTGGGGTGCTGAGGATGGTGCTCCTGGAGCGGGTCGGAGCCCCGGTGCGCACGACTGCTCCCGAGGAGCCTGTCCTGCGGCTGGCCCACGAGGCCGTCACCGCCGGTGGGAACGGGGCGGCACGGTGA
- the aroC gene encoding chorismate synthase: protein MLHWMTAGESHGEALTAVIDGVPAGVEITSEDIRSALARRRLGHGRGARQSFERDELRILGGVRHGRTIGSPVSLQIGNSEWPRWSTVMSADPVEAEALLVDAGTGDERELARNRPLTRPRPGHADLPGMLKYDLPEARPVLERASARETAARVALGAVAEALLEQVAGIRLVSHVVRVGTVELPEDIAPPQPQDTARLDADPVRCTDPETSAAMVSLIDEARKAGDTLGGVVEVVAADVPVGLGSHVQADRRLDARLAGALMSIQAVKGVEVGDGFAQAQLRGSAAHDEILSVRSGGVTRASNRAGGVEGGISNGSPVRVRAAFKPISTVPRALRTVDMATGEEATGLHQRSDTCAVVPGAVIAQAMTALVLADVLTDKTGGDSVAQARGSLVSYLDRVAERTRW, encoded by the coding sequence ATGCTGCATTGGATGACGGCCGGCGAGTCCCACGGCGAGGCCCTGACCGCAGTGATCGACGGTGTCCCGGCGGGCGTGGAGATTACCAGTGAGGACATCCGCAGTGCTCTGGCTCGCCGTCGCCTGGGGCACGGCCGTGGTGCCCGGCAGTCCTTCGAGCGCGACGAGCTGAGGATCCTGGGGGGGGTCAGGCACGGCCGCACGATCGGCAGCCCCGTGTCCCTGCAGATCGGCAACTCTGAGTGGCCCCGGTGGTCCACGGTCATGAGCGCCGACCCGGTGGAGGCGGAGGCGCTCCTCGTGGACGCGGGAACCGGCGACGAGCGGGAGCTGGCCCGCAACAGGCCGCTGACCAGGCCTCGTCCCGGCCACGCAGACCTGCCGGGGATGCTCAAGTACGACCTGCCGGAGGCGCGCCCGGTCCTGGAGCGCGCCTCGGCGCGTGAGACCGCAGCCCGGGTCGCCCTGGGCGCGGTGGCGGAGGCGCTCCTGGAGCAGGTTGCCGGGATCAGGCTGGTCAGCCACGTCGTACGTGTCGGGACAGTTGAGTTGCCTGAGGACATCGCCCCGCCGCAGCCGCAGGACACCGCGCGCCTGGACGCCGACCCGGTGCGCTGCACCGACCCGGAGACCAGCGCCGCCATGGTCTCGCTGATCGACGAGGCCAGGAAGGCGGGCGACACCCTGGGGGGAGTCGTCGAGGTGGTCGCTGCCGACGTCCCAGTGGGGCTGGGCTCCCACGTCCAGGCCGACCGACGTCTGGACGCCCGCCTGGCCGGCGCGCTCATGAGCATCCAGGCGGTCAAGGGCGTGGAGGTGGGTGACGGCTTTGCCCAGGCGCAGCTCAGAGGCTCCGCCGCCCACGACGAGATCCTCTCGGTCCGCTCAGGTGGTGTCACCCGTGCCTCCAACCGTGCCGGCGGGGTGGAGGGCGGTATCTCCAACGGCTCTCCGGTCCGGGTCCGTGCCGCCTTCAAGCCGATCTCCACGGTGCCGCGGGCGCTTCGCACCGTGGACATGGCTACAGGAGAGGAGGCGACCGGGCTGCACCAGCGCTCTGACACTTGTGCCGTCGTCCCAGGTGCCGTGATCGCCCAGGCCATGACGGCGCTGGTGCTGGCAGACGTCCTGACTGACAAGACCGGAGGCGACTCCGTGGCGCAGGCGCGCGGCAGCCTCGTCTCCTACCTGGACCGCGTGGCTGAGCGGACACGCTGGTGA
- the ruvX gene encoding Holliday junction resolvase RuvX yields MRSGVRLAFDVGTSRIGVARCGQEAILAVPVLTLRRDRYGTDREEAADLVEEYAALEVLVGLPRSMAGGRSSSSARDSRRWARALASAVAPVAVRLVDERLTTVTAHRRLHEAGLRERTFRGVVDEAAAVVILEQALETERLTGRPPGERVPPSKRGST; encoded by the coding sequence GTGCGCTCCGGGGTGCGCCTGGCCTTTGATGTGGGCACCTCGCGTATTGGTGTCGCCCGTTGCGGCCAGGAGGCAATCCTCGCCGTCCCGGTGCTCACGCTCAGACGTGACCGCTATGGTACTGATCGTGAGGAGGCAGCTGATCTTGTCGAGGAGTACGCTGCGCTTGAGGTTCTTGTCGGCCTTCCTCGGAGCATGGCAGGAGGCAGGTCCTCCTCCTCAGCACGGGACTCCCGCCGCTGGGCTCGCGCTCTTGCCAGTGCTGTCGCACCGGTAGCCGTGCGCCTGGTTGACGAGCGCCTCACAACGGTGACGGCCCACCGCCGCCTGCACGAGGCAGGCCTGCGGGAGAGGACCTTTCGTGGCGTCGTCGACGAGGCGGCGGCGGTCGTCATACTGGAGCAGGCTCTTGAGACCGAGCGGCTCACCGGGCGACCGCCTGGTGAGAGAGTCCCCCCGAGCAAGAGAGGCAGCACGTGA
- a CDS encoding shikimate dehydrogenase — translation MLGHRAAVVGHPVSHSLSPVLHRAAYARLGLGSWHYTRIDLPATRLRGLVSQLAAPVSDGWAWAGVSVTMPHKQALVPMLDVVDPLARAVGSVNTVVAQRSGTGSALLAGFNTDVAGIAEAVRETTAARSTQAPTGLASLPPHATASPGGQGASGATAVVLGSGATACSALAALTELGATRIVVAARRHAGPGRALGAAHRMGLEVEALTWSPGEARSDSAVVEALARADLVVSTLPAGGADTLAEALPSALGRQGTLTAGAILLDVVYAPWPTPLARAWEGAGGAVAPGWLMLLHQAVPQVRLMTGRDPGVASLRDALLHAL, via the coding sequence GTGCTGGGTCACCGGGCCGCAGTCGTCGGGCACCCGGTCTCCCACTCCCTGTCCCCGGTCCTGCACCGTGCCGCCTACGCTCGGCTCGGCCTGGGCTCGTGGCACTACACAAGGATCGACCTGCCTGCTACGCGGCTGCGGGGCCTGGTGTCCCAGCTGGCCGCACCGGTCAGCGACGGCTGGGCATGGGCGGGAGTGAGCGTGACGATGCCGCACAAGCAGGCCCTGGTGCCCATGCTGGACGTGGTTGACCCCCTCGCCCGGGCGGTGGGTTCGGTCAACACCGTCGTGGCTCAGCGCTCGGGCACGGGCTCGGCCCTGCTGGCAGGGTTCAACACGGATGTGGCCGGGATCGCCGAGGCGGTACGTGAGACGACTGCGGCACGGTCCACCCAGGCGCCGACAGGACTGGCGTCGCTGCCGCCCCACGCGACGGCCAGCCCGGGCGGGCAGGGCGCCTCCGGGGCGACAGCAGTCGTCCTGGGCTCCGGGGCCACAGCGTGCTCGGCCCTGGCTGCGCTCACCGAGCTGGGCGCGACGCGGATCGTGGTGGCCGCCCGTCGCCACGCTGGCCCTGGCCGTGCCCTGGGCGCAGCACACCGTATGGGTCTGGAGGTGGAGGCCCTTACCTGGAGCCCCGGCGAGGCGCGCTCTGACTCCGCCGTGGTCGAGGCCCTGGCCCGGGCAGACCTCGTGGTCTCCACCCTGCCCGCAGGCGGCGCGGACACGCTGGCTGAGGCCCTGCCCAGTGCCCTGGGCCGCCAGGGGACACTCACGGCAGGAGCGATCCTCCTCGACGTCGTCTACGCGCCCTGGCCGACACCTCTGGCCCGCGCCTGGGAGGGCGCAGGCGGGGCAGTGGCACCCGGCTGGCTCATGCTGCTGCACCAGGCAGTGCCCCAGGTCAGGCTGATGACAGGTCGAGACCCTGGTGTCGCCTCCTTACGAGACGCCCTCCTGCACGCCCTGTAG
- the mltG gene encoding endolytic transglycosylase MltG → MSQDDFFAELGIQRQDGVDAGHGPRGRRSRRAEKKERRRRRRRRRWLTSVVLVVVLVAVGVVAYQALGVMRDSSSTTSAEDYEGAGEEEVVVTVPEGASGRDIGALLEEADVVASAAAFVEAYKANEKSGSIQPGTYTLKTHMSAANAVATLLDPASKAEHSLTVAEGFTKNQVKERLMSVGSFTEKEVDEAYADTETIGLPEQAGGDVEGWLAPSTYDIGEDDTATDVVAQMVSTTISNLRAVGVKEEDYEEVLTKASIVEREVSQAQYYGQVARVIDNRIADTEGETQGMLQMDSTVLYGLGRVGGIPSPEDTADASNAYNTYQHAGLPPTPIGSPGQEVISAVLDPPEGDWLYFVTVDLTTGETLFATTLEEQEANTEKLNAYCRENREVCQGATATATAAPDPATATPDAGS, encoded by the coding sequence GTGAGTCAGGACGACTTCTTTGCTGAGCTTGGCATCCAGCGTCAGGACGGGGTGGATGCCGGTCACGGGCCCAGGGGCCGCCGGTCACGGCGTGCGGAGAAGAAGGAGCGGCGTCGTCGTAGGCGTCGGCGTCGCTGGCTGACCTCCGTGGTCCTTGTCGTCGTCCTGGTCGCCGTGGGCGTGGTGGCTTACCAGGCGCTGGGTGTCATGCGTGACAGCTCCTCCACGACCTCGGCGGAGGACTATGAGGGAGCCGGTGAGGAGGAGGTGGTCGTCACGGTTCCTGAGGGAGCCTCTGGGCGCGATATCGGCGCGCTCCTGGAGGAGGCCGACGTGGTCGCCTCCGCCGCCGCCTTCGTCGAGGCCTACAAGGCCAACGAGAAGTCGGGCAGCATCCAGCCGGGGACCTACACGCTCAAGACGCACATGTCTGCGGCCAACGCCGTGGCCACGCTCCTGGACCCGGCGTCCAAGGCCGAGCACAGCCTGACCGTTGCTGAGGGCTTCACCAAGAACCAGGTCAAGGAGCGGCTCATGAGCGTGGGCAGCTTCACCGAGAAGGAGGTTGACGAAGCCTACGCCGATACTGAGACCATCGGCCTGCCGGAGCAGGCAGGCGGTGATGTCGAGGGCTGGCTGGCACCGTCCACCTATGACATCGGCGAGGACGACACTGCTACGGACGTGGTGGCACAGATGGTCTCCACCACGATCTCCAACCTGCGCGCCGTCGGCGTGAAGGAGGAGGACTACGAGGAGGTCCTCACCAAGGCCTCCATCGTGGAGCGTGAGGTCTCCCAGGCCCAGTACTACGGCCAGGTGGCCCGAGTCATCGACAACCGCATCGCGGACACGGAGGGTGAGACCCAGGGCATGCTCCAGATGGACTCCACCGTCCTGTACGGCCTGGGGCGCGTGGGAGGCATTCCCTCCCCGGAGGACACAGCCGACGCCTCCAACGCCTACAACACCTATCAGCACGCCGGTCTGCCGCCGACCCCGATCGGAAGCCCGGGACAGGAGGTTATCTCGGCCGTGCTGGACCCGCCCGAGGGCGACTGGCTGTACTTCGTGACAGTTGACCTGACCACGGGCGAGACGCTCTTTGCCACGACGCTGGAGGAGCAGGAGGCCAACACGGAGAAGCTCAACGCCTACTGCCGTGAGAACCGGGAGGTCTGTCAGGGTGCCACGGCGACTGCCACGGCTGCACCCGACCCGGCCACGGCCACCCCTGATGCCGGGTCATAG